From Hoeflea sp. 108:
AAGCCTGGAACAGGGCGTCACCGCGACCTCCAACGCCGATTCGAGTTCGGATGGAAAGTCGGCGATCCTGTCTGAAACCACGCTCCGCCTGAATGCGGCGTCCGACTGGGACAGCCATTCGGCCACCGTCGATGCCTATGGCAACTTCCGCAAGTCGGTGTCCGGGCAGGAGGTCAAGGACGTCACCGGCGGCATCGACGGCCGCCTCCAGCTCGATCTTGCCGAAGACATGCGCGCACTTGCCCGCCTCGGCTACAATGTCCGCCCGGAATCGGCGACCTCGCCCGTCGTCATCATCGGCACCGCCGAGCGCCCCACCCTGCAAACCTTCAGCGGCTCGCTCGGCCTGGAAAAGGATGTCGGCAAGTTGCGCTTCGGCATATCGGGCGAAGCCGTCAAGGAAAGCTATGGCGACGCCGCTCTGTCGGGTGGCGGCACGCTGTCGCAGAAGGACAGGAACTCGACCCTCTACAATGGCAGGCTGCGCATCGGCTACGAGGTGTCGCCGGCGCTGACCCCGTTCGGCGAAATCCAGTTCGGCCGTCGCATCTACGACCTGAGGTTCGACACCGCCGGCTTCGAGCGTTCGGCAAATCAGTTTGCCGCCCTTGCCGGCGTCGAGATCGACATGGGCGAGAAATTCGGCGGCGAGATTTCCGCCGGCTGGGTCGGCCAGACCTTTGACGACGACAGGCTGGGCAGCATCTCCGCCGCCTCCGTCGCCGCAGATCTCCGGTGGTCGCCGATGCGCGGCACCATCGTCACCCTCAACGGCACCACCTCGCTGGAAGGTTCGACGTCGGCAGGCGAAAGCGGCTCAGTACTCTATGCGGCGCGTCTCGGCGTCGAGCGCCAGATGCGCGCCAACCTCACCGGCTTCGCCGCCGCCGGCATCGGCTGGCGCGACTACGCCGGTTCGACCGACCATGATCTGTCCCTCAGTGCCGAGGCGGGCCTCACCTGGTGGCTCAACCGCTACACCGGCCTCACCGGACGCCTGCGCCACGAGACCTTCAGCAGCACGCTCTCCAACCGCGACAGCACCACCAACAGCGTCTTCGTCGGCGTGAAAGTTCAGCGCTAGGGTCTCAGCGTGCCGGCTTCGACTGGTGTCGCCTGCACATCCCGCAATTCGTCATCCTCGACGTAGCAAGTGGAGAGTGTCGCGGATCCATGCCGTGACCGGCAAAGTTGTCGGGACGGTCCAGAACGGCCGGAGCTGCGAGCCCCCAAAACGAGCACCCGGCAGCGCAAGAACGCCCGCCGCCCCGCTCATCCCAATCCTGCCACCGCCTCCTTCACCCCCTGCTCCCCCTCGCCGGCAAACACTTCGCTCATGACAAGCTCGGCCAACGGCAGCCGGTTGCCCCAGCCATGGCGCTCGAGATCTGGGCGCGCGGCGAATTCGCTGACGCGGCCAACGCAGAGATAGGCCACCGGCACGACATGTTCGGGGATCGCCAGCAATGCCTTCAGTGCGTCACGGTCGAGGATACTGACCCAGCCGATGCCGATGCCTTCGGCACGCGCCGCCAGCCAGAGGTTCTGCACCGCGCAAACAGTGCTGTAGAGATCCATTTCCGGATTGTGCCAGCGCCCCAGCGGCGAGTTGGCCGAGCGTGCCCGATCGCAGGTCACGACCAGGTTGAGCGGCGCCTCGCAGATGCCTTCGAGCTTGAGCTTGCGATAGAGTGCCTGCTTCTCCTCGACAATATGCGGCAGCTCCTGCCCGCGCGCCGCGAAAAACAGGTCGCGCACCAGCGCCCGGCGCTTGGCATCGCGGATGATGATGAAGTTCCATGGCTGCATGAAGCCGACCGATGGCGCGTGATGCGCCGCCATCAAAAGGCGCGCCATGACCACGTCGTCTATCGGATCGGGCAGGAAATGGCTGCGCACGTCGCGGCGGGTGAAGATGGCCTTGTAGACGGCGTCCTGCGCCGCGGCATCGAACGAGCCGCAGGCGGTTTGAACATGGGCGGCCGGCATCGCGTGTCCCCTTGCGATAGAAACGGCGTCCGCCCGCCTGTCCATGCGGTGGACCATCTCTGCCGGGCCGGTCTTCTGGCTTCGAGTTCATCCCGCTTTCAGCACCTTCCCATCCTGCCGGACAGTGGCTTTTGCCGATACGGTCCCTCTTACAGCGCTGGGCACGCCACGGAGTTTCACCGTGTTCCCGATTCTCCCGCATGAGCGGGCACCTGGCGGGAGTGTTCTACAGGCCTTGCGGGCCCTTGGCCACCGCGCCGCGCGCCCGAAAATGACGCGCGGGCGACATTGACGGGGCTCAGCGGCTGGGTTTCACCTCGCCCAGAAGCCCTTCGATCACTTCGGCCATGCGGCCGCTGATGTCAGAGCGCGCCAGGGCAAATGCCACATTGGCCTCGACAAAACCTTCCGGCGAGCCGCAGTCGAAGGTCCGGCCGCGATAGTGATAGCCATAAAAGGGCTGCGACTTCTCGAGCTTCAGCATGGCATCGGTCAGCTGGATCTCGTCGCCGGCGCCGCGCTCCTGCTTGGCAAGCAGTTCGAAGATCTGCGGCTGCAGGATGTAGCGGCCGTTGATGAACAGGTTCGACGGTGCCGTTCCCTGCTTCGGCTTCTCGACCATGCCGTCGATGGCAAAACCGGTATGAACGGCCTTTCCCTTGCCGACGATGCCATATTTGTGCGTCTCGGCCGGGTCGCATTCCTGCACGGCGATGATGTTGTTGCCGGTCTCGGCATAAAGCTCGACCATCTCGCGCATGCAGCTCTTTTCCGACTGCATGATCATGTCGGGAAGGAGAAGCGCGAAAGGCTCGTCGCCGACCAGTTCACGCGCGCACCATACAGCATGGCCGAGGCCGAGCGGCACCTGCTGGCGGGTGAACGACGTCTGGCCCGGGGCCGGCTGCAGCTTCTGCAGCCGCTCCAGCTGATCACTTTTGCCGCGCTGGGCAAGCGTATCGTAGAGCTCGAACTGGACGTCGAAGTGATCTTCGATGACCGCTTTGTTGCGGCCGGTGACGAAGATGAAGTGCTCGATGCCCGCCTCGCGGGCCTCGTCGACGACATACTGGATGACGGGACGGTCGACGACCGTCAGCATCTCCTTGGGGATAGACTTGGTGGCCGGCAGAAAGCGGGTGCCCAGGCCTGCGACGGGAAATACTGCCTTGCGAACTCTTTTCATTGCGCGGTCGTCCGAAAGAGAAAAATCGATATCAGGCACAACATTCTCATGCCTGAATTGAAGAATACTGAACGCGTTGGCACAATGGGGTGGCACGAGCAAGGCCGAGATCACGCGATCTTGATTGTGTTGGGCCTTCGGGGGACAATCCGACCCACGGCTTTTAGGTCCCCAGGGGGACTATGGTAAACTGATTGATAACCGGCATCGGCGATGAATCGACTTTCCGAACTCTTCCAGGAGGAAAGAATGCCCCTTCGCAAGACCGCCAGAAGCCTGGCAGGATTTGCCACGATCGCCGGCCTGTCGCTCGCGCTGCTGCTGCCTGCGGGCAAGGCTTCGGCCGAGGCCGGCTTCGAACGCTGGGTCGCTGGCTTCCGCGCCGTCGCCGCCGACAACGGCATTTCAGCGTCGACCTATAACCGTGCGTTCCGAGGCGTCACCTCGGCCGACCTGGAAGTGCTTGAAAAAGCGCGCTTCCAGCCCGAATTCACCGCACCCGTGTGGGACTATTTCGACAACCGCGTCCACGACCAGTCCATCGAGGTCGGCCGCGCCATGGCGCGCAAGTGGAAGCCGTGGCTCGACCGCATCGAGGCCAGCTACGGCGTCGACCGCTACGTGCTGCTCGCCATCTGGTCGATGGAATCGAACTACGGCGAGATTCTCAAGAACGACAAGGTGATGCGCAATGTCGTGCGCTCGCTGGCGACCCTTGCCTATGGCGACGAGCGCCGCTCGAAATATGCCCGCACCCAGTTGATCGCGGCGCTGAAGATCCTGCAGCGTGGCGACATTGACGAGAGCCATCTGATGGGCTCGTGGGCCGGCGCGATGGGCCACACCCAGTTCATCCCGACCAGCTACCAGGCCTACGCAGTCGACGCCGACGGCAACGGCAAGCGCGACATCTGGAACTCGGTGCCGGATGCGCTAGCCACCGCTGCCAATCTGCTCAAGAAGAACGGCTGGCAAGGCGGTAAGACCTGGGGCTACGAGGTCGTGCTGCCCGAGGGCCGAAAGTTCCCGTCGGGCTCGATGACGCTCGACAAGTGGGCGGAACTCGGCGTCGAGCGCGCCAACGGCAAGGCCTTTAAGCGCGGCTCCGATGTCGCCACCCTCAAGGTGCCCGACGGCCGCGGCGGTCCCGCCTTCCTGATGACCAAGAACTTCCAGGTCATCAAGCGCTACAACAACGCCGACAAATACGCGCTGGCCGTGGGCCTTCTTGCCGACGAAATCGCCGGCTATGGTGGTCTTGTCCAGGACTGGAAACGGCCCTTCACCAAGCTCAGCTTCGAAGAGAAGCAGGAGTTGCAGAAGCGCCTGTCGGCTCACGGCTATTATGACGGCAAGGCCGACGGCAAGATCGGCGAGGGCTCGCGCTCCGCAATCAAGGCGTTTCAGGCACAGCTGGGCTTGACGGAGGACGGCCATCCGAGCATGGAAGTGCTCAAATGGCTGCGAAAGAAATAGCCACCGGAGGTTGCGTTTGGCATCGTCGCGTCGCTCGAAAAAAGCCGTTCTGCGCCTGACGATGCCACTGCTTGCGGTGGCGGTCGCCATGACCGCCATCCCTGTCGCAGCCCCTACCCCCGCCTTCGCACAGGACGGCATCTTGCGGCGCTGGTCGCTGCGCGACCTGTTCATGCCGCGCCGTGAGCCGCGCGTCGATCCCTACATCTTCGAAGAGCCTCAGGCCGCGCCGCCCAAGAAGGTCCGCAAAGCGCCGCGCAAGCCCCAGGAAGGGCTTGCCGGTGCGCCGGCCAAGCCGGCACAGCCGGCTGTGCCTGTCGTCGAGAAGGCGGCGGACGCCCGCACCATCCTCGTCATCGGCGATTTTCTCGGCGCCGGCATCGCCGAGGGCCTGACCACCGTTTTTGGCGAGAACGCCAAGGTCCGCGTCATCGACAAGACGAGCGGTTCGTCGGGTCTGGTGCGTGACGACTATTACAACTGGCCCGAGCAGGCGAAGATACTGATCGAGCAGGAGAAGCCTGCCGTCGTTGTGGTCATGCTCGGCTCCAACGACCGTCAGCAGATGCGTGTCGGCGACAACAGAGAACCGCCGATGAGCACCGCCTGGATGAAGGAGTACACCAGCCGCGCCGAGACGCTGGCCAAGGCGCTGTCCGACACCAAGGTGCCCTTCCTCTGGGTCGGCATGCCTGCCTTCAAATCGTCCAAGATGAGCACCGACATGCTCGCCTTCAACGACGTCTACCGCGCCGCGACAGAAGCCGCGAACAGCGAATTCGTCGATGTCTGGGACGGCTTCGTCGATGAAAGCGGTGCCTTCGTCACTTCCGGCCCCGACATGAACGGCCAGCCCGTGCGCCTGCGCTCCGACGACGGCATCAACGTCACCAAGGCGGGCAAGCGCAAGCTCGCCTTCTATGCCGAAAAGCCGCTGGATAAGATCCTCGGCATCACCCCAGGCATCAATGAAGCCGTTGTGCCGGCCGGCCTGCCCCAGGCATCGCCAGGCGAGCTCAAGGTGCCTGAAAACATCGACCGCACCGTACCCGTCTCGCTCGGCGATCCAGAGCTCGATGGTGGTACCGAACTGATGGGCGCGCAGGCCGCGACCGTCAAAAGCGAGCCCAACTCGCCCGGCGAAAAGCTCGTCATCGAAGGCATCGCGCCGAAGGCTCCGGTCGGCCGCATCGACGATTTCTCCTGGCCGCCCAAGAAGGTGCCGGCTTCAGCGAGCACCGAGACCACCACCGCCATCAAGCGATAGCCGAAAATCCCTCGGAGACGAAAAAGGCGCCTTTCGGCGCCTTTTGTGTTTGGAGATTGTCGCGGTTCAGCGCGGCAGCACCGTTGAGCCCATCAGGGCTTCGTCGATGGCGTGGGCTGCCTGGCGGCCTTCGCGGATCGCCCAGACCACCAGCGACTGGCCGCGGCGCACGTCGCCGGCGACATAGAGCTTGTCGATGTTGGTCTTGTAGTCGCGGTCATTGGCCACGACGTTGGACGAGCGGCGGCTGTCGGTTTTGATCTCGAGCTTGCCGTCGAGTTCCTTCACCACGCCGCCTGATATCGGGCCGGCAAAGCCGATGGCGATGAAGGCGAGATCGGCGCGGATGACAAAATCCGTTCCGGGGATCGGCTTGCGCTTCTCATCGACCTCGCAGCACTTCACGCCGGTCAGCTGGCCGTCTTCGCCGATGAACTCGAGCGTCGCCACCTGAAACTCGCGCTGCGCGCCCTCTGCCTGCGACGACGAGGTGCGCATCTTGGTCGCCCAGTAGGGCCACACGGACAGCTTGTGCTCCTTTTCCGGCGGCTGCGGGCGGATGTCGAGCTGAGTGACGCGCACAGCACCCTGGCGGAACGCCGTGCCAACGCAGTCGGACGCCGTGTCGCCGCCGCCGACGACCACGACATGCAGGCCACCGGCAACGATGGGTTCGGACGGCCAGGCGACCGACTGGATGTCTTCCCCGCCGACGCGCTTGTTCTGCTGGACGAGGTAAGGCATCGCGTCATGCACGCCCTTGAGGTCGTCGCCGGGAATGCCGGCCGGGCGCGGTGCCTCGGAGCCGCCGCAATAGAGCACGGCATCGAATTCGGCGAGCATCTCCTCGACCTTCTTGTCGACGCCGACATTGACGCCGCAATGGAAGGTCACGCCCTCGCCCGCCATCTGCTCGACGCGGCGGTCGATATAGTGCTTTTCCATCTTGAAGTCGGGGATGCCGAAGCGCAGCAGGCCACCGGGCCGGCTCTCGCGCTCATAGACATGGACTTCGTGGCCGGCGCGGCCGAGTTGCTGGGCGGCTGCCATGCCCGTCGGCCCGGAGCCGATGACGGCGACGCGTCTGCCGGTCTTCTTTTCCGGCGGATAAGGCCTGATGTAGCCGGTCTCATAGGCCTTGTCGGCAATCGCCTGCTCGACGGTCTTGATGGCGACCGGAATGTCCTCGAGGTTCAGCGTGCAGGCTTCCTCGCAAGGCGCGGGGCAGATGCGGCCGGTGAATTCGGGGAAGTTGTTGGTCGAATGGAGGTTGCGGATCGCGTTTGTCCAGTCGCCATTGTAGACCAGATCGTTCCAGTCGGGGATCTGGTTGTGGACCGGGCAGCCCGTCGGGCCGTGGCAGAACGGAATGCCGCAATCCATGCAGCGCGCCGCCTGCTTTTCCACTTCCTTGTCCGACATCGGCAGCGTGAACTCGCGGAAATGCCGGATGCGATCGGAAGCCGGCTGGTACTTGTGGACCTGCCGGTCGATCTCGAGAAAACCTGTAACCTTGCCCATCGTAGCTCTCGTCAGTCATGCCCAGCGTCTCGGCGCGGGCGTAGAATTCCACCACTTCAAATGAAGCATGCGATGGCGGGCGCCCGTCTTGGGCGCCGCGCCGGCCGGACGGCCGCGGCTATTCCGCCGCGACGTTCATCCGCATGCGCTCCATCTCGATCAGCGCGCGGCGGTACTCCACCGGCATGACCTTGCGGAATTTAGGTCGGTAGCTCGCCCAGTCGTCGAGGATCTGTTTGGCGCGGGTCGAACCGGTGTAGTGCATGTGGTTCGAGATCAGCTGCACCAGGCGCTCCTCGTCATGGCGGGTCATGTCGCCCGACACGTCGACGCGGCCCTTGTGGGCGATGTCGCCGCCGTGATGGTGCAGCTTCTCCAGCATGTCGT
This genomic window contains:
- a CDS encoding outer membrane beta-barrel protein; this translates as MGARICALLATASVAAVLCAGPVHAQDAGLRGAVTDDQGKPLKRKRPADASQDQATDADTQNQAEDYQPASPGAVPDKPANASASLFSEPPNADDAFANDAGPLQALPPTTARDRAKARREQLAGRQQPANAPKKAPAPEQDETTTGTVRQQTVDFEGREDNGPESARQAAIEGRKPQPELNPYDPTGIRFGTFVLKPSLEQGVTATSNADSSSDGKSAILSETTLRLNAASDWDSHSATVDAYGNFRKSVSGQEVKDVTGGIDGRLQLDLAEDMRALARLGYNVRPESATSPVVIIGTAERPTLQTFSGSLGLEKDVGKLRFGISGEAVKESYGDAALSGGGTLSQKDRNSTLYNGRLRIGYEVSPALTPFGEIQFGRRIYDLRFDTAGFERSANQFAALAGVEIDMGEKFGGEISAGWVGQTFDDDRLGSISAASVAADLRWSPMRGTIVTLNGTTSLEGSTSAGESGSVLYAARLGVERQMRANLTGFAAAGIGWRDYAGSTDHDLSLSAEAGLTWWLNRYTGLTGRLRHETFSSTLSNRDSTTNSVFVGVKVQR
- the bluB gene encoding 5,6-dimethylbenzimidazole synthase yields the protein MPAAHVQTACGSFDAAAQDAVYKAIFTRRDVRSHFLPDPIDDVVMARLLMAAHHAPSVGFMQPWNFIIIRDAKRRALVRDLFFAARGQELPHIVEEKQALYRKLKLEGICEAPLNLVVTCDRARSANSPLGRWHNPEMDLYSTVCAVQNLWLAARAEGIGIGWVSILDRDALKALLAIPEHVVPVAYLCVGRVSEFAARPDLERHGWGNRLPLAELVMSEVFAGEGEQGVKEAVAGLG
- the galU gene encoding UTP--glucose-1-phosphate uridylyltransferase GalU translates to MKRVRKAVFPVAGLGTRFLPATKSIPKEMLTVVDRPVIQYVVDEAREAGIEHFIFVTGRNKAVIEDHFDVQFELYDTLAQRGKSDQLERLQKLQPAPGQTSFTRQQVPLGLGHAVWCARELVGDEPFALLLPDMIMQSEKSCMREMVELYAETGNNIIAVQECDPAETHKYGIVGKGKAVHTGFAIDGMVEKPKQGTAPSNLFINGRYILQPQIFELLAKQERGAGDEIQLTDAMLKLEKSQPFYGYHYRGRTFDCGSPEGFVEANVAFALARSDISGRMAEVIEGLLGEVKPSR
- a CDS encoding lytic murein transglycosylase codes for the protein MPLRKTARSLAGFATIAGLSLALLLPAGKASAEAGFERWVAGFRAVAADNGISASTYNRAFRGVTSADLEVLEKARFQPEFTAPVWDYFDNRVHDQSIEVGRAMARKWKPWLDRIEASYGVDRYVLLAIWSMESNYGEILKNDKVMRNVVRSLATLAYGDERRSKYARTQLIAALKILQRGDIDESHLMGSWAGAMGHTQFIPTSYQAYAVDADGNGKRDIWNSVPDALATAANLLKKNGWQGGKTWGYEVVLPEGRKFPSGSMTLDKWAELGVERANGKAFKRGSDVATLKVPDGRGGPAFLMTKNFQVIKRYNNADKYALAVGLLADEIAGYGGLVQDWKRPFTKLSFEEKQELQKRLSAHGYYDGKADGKIGEGSRSAIKAFQAQLGLTEDGHPSMEVLKWLRKK
- a CDS encoding DUF459 domain-containing protein; this translates as MTAIPVAAPTPAFAQDGILRRWSLRDLFMPRREPRVDPYIFEEPQAAPPKKVRKAPRKPQEGLAGAPAKPAQPAVPVVEKAADARTILVIGDFLGAGIAEGLTTVFGENAKVRVIDKTSGSSGLVRDDYYNWPEQAKILIEQEKPAVVVVMLGSNDRQQMRVGDNREPPMSTAWMKEYTSRAETLAKALSDTKVPFLWVGMPAFKSSKMSTDMLAFNDVYRAATEAANSEFVDVWDGFVDESGAFVTSGPDMNGQPVRLRSDDGINVTKAGKRKLAFYAEKPLDKILGITPGINEAVVPAGLPQASPGELKVPENIDRTVPVSLGDPELDGGTELMGAQAATVKSEPNSPGEKLVIEGIAPKAPVGRIDDFSWPPKKVPASASTETTTAIKR
- a CDS encoding glutamate synthase subunit beta, with amino-acid sequence MGKVTGFLEIDRQVHKYQPASDRIRHFREFTLPMSDKEVEKQAARCMDCGIPFCHGPTGCPVHNQIPDWNDLVYNGDWTNAIRNLHSTNNFPEFTGRICPAPCEEACTLNLEDIPVAIKTVEQAIADKAYETGYIRPYPPEKKTGRRVAVIGSGPTGMAAAQQLGRAGHEVHVYERESRPGGLLRFGIPDFKMEKHYIDRRVEQMAGEGVTFHCGVNVGVDKKVEEMLAEFDAVLYCGGSEAPRPAGIPGDDLKGVHDAMPYLVQQNKRVGGEDIQSVAWPSEPIVAGGLHVVVVGGGDTASDCVGTAFRQGAVRVTQLDIRPQPPEKEHKLSVWPYWATKMRTSSSQAEGAQREFQVATLEFIGEDGQLTGVKCCEVDEKRKPIPGTDFVIRADLAFIAIGFAGPISGGVVKELDGKLEIKTDSRRSSNVVANDRDYKTNIDKLYVAGDVRRGQSLVVWAIREGRQAAHAIDEALMGSTVLPR